ACATCAAATTCCTTCGCGCTTCCCTGCTGTGAAAGCGTACTGTTCATGAGAACGCCTTTACCAGTTGGGCGGCAAGGCCGGTGTAGGTTTCCGGGGTCAGATTAATCAGGCTTTCTTTGGCGGCTGTCGGTATATCCAGCGTTTGAATGAATTTTTTCAAATTGTCCTTGTCGATGCCCTGACCTCGGGTTAAAGCTTTTAATTGTTCATAGGCATTGGGAATTTGATAACGGCGCATGACGGTCTGAATGGCTTCGGACAATATTTCCCAATTTCCTTCAAGATCATCGAGGAGGGCCTGTTTATTGATTTGCAGCTTGTCATTGCCTTTGGCAATGGCCTGATAGGCAATCAGGCTGTAGGCGAAAGCCACGCCCAGATTACGCAGGACAGTGGAGTCGGATAAGTCGCGCTGCATGCGGGACTGGGTTAATTTATTGGCGAAATGATCAAACAACGCATTGGCCATGCCGAGATTCCCTTCTGCGTTTTCAAAATCGATGGGGTTGACTTTATGCGGCATGGTGGACGACCCCACCTCTTCGGCCACGGTTTTTTGAGTGAAATAATTTAAGGAGATATAAGTCCAGATGTCACGGGTGTAATCGAGCAGGATATTATTAATCCGAATCATAATATGGCAGACTTCAGCAATGCCGTCATGCGGCTCAATCTGGGTGGTGTAGGCGCTGAAAGACAGCCCCAGCGAACTGACAAAACTGGCACAATGCTTACGCCAGTCAATTTCGGGGTAGGCCACAATGTGGGCGTTGTAATTGCCGACGGCTCCGTTGCATTTGGCCGGGATTAAAACCTCGGCCAGCTGCTGCTGCGGCCGTTTCAGGCGGGCGACAAAATTGACCAACTCCTTGCCGATGGTGGTCGGCGTAGCAGGTTGGCCATGGGTCCGCGCCAGCATGGCCACATCGCCATGCTGTTTGCCAAGCAGCATGATGCCGCCAATGATTTCAGCCAGGGTGGGTTGAATTATCTGGGCAATGGCCGATTTAAGCATCAGGGCGTAGGCGAGGTTATTGATGTCTTCCGAGGTGCAGGCGAAATGAATAAAGCCGCAATAGGCCTTTAAATCGTCCTGTCCGTGCAACTTGTCCCGCAGGTAATATTCAATGGCTTTGACATCATGATTGGTTTGCTTCTCAAAGACTTTGACTTTTTCCGCTTCGGCTTCATTAAACTCGCTTAGAATTGCATCAAGATAAGCTTTGCCGCGGGCATTCAGCGGCGGCAATTCTTTAATGTCGTCATTGCCGGCCAAGGATTGAAGCCAACGGATTTCGACCATCAGGCGAAAATAGATAAGTGCGTACTCACTGAAATAAGGGCTTAAGCTCGTGGTTTTTTTTAAATAACGGCCATCAATTGGTGAAATGGCATTCAATGAGGAGAGAGTCATGTTTTTAACCGCCAATTTATAAAGCACATATGATATTAGATGGCGGCCAAGATGTGAATTAAAAACCCCTGATTCTCTGCAAATTAACACCCTGATTGCTTTTTTAGTGGATATGTAATTGATTTAGCGATTTAATAATAAGGCGAGTAAGCCGGATAAAGCCGCTTGAACTGATGCAAGGACGAAGGGATGCGCTTGTTTCTCTTTTATATAATGATGATTACCCATGGCTGCTGTGCCGCAACGGCCGTTAAACCGCTGACCTTTCCCGAAGCCCTGCAGTTAGCCTATCGCCATAATCCGGAATTGCCGATGGCGATTGCCGAGGTGGAACGCTTGAAGGGGGAGGTGATTCAGAGTGGTTTACTGCCTAATCCTTCCATTTCACTGGAAGCGGAAAACATAGGCGGGTCAGGGCAGTATCAGGGCTATGAATCCGCAGAGACCACCTTGTCGGTGACTCAACCTATTCCTTTGGGTCATCGACTTCATTACCTTCGCTCGGCTGCTCATGCCGACTATGTGGCGGGTGTCGCCCGTCTTCGTGTTAAGAAAATGGACATTTATAGTCGCGTGGGTATGGCTTATGTCGATGCCCTCTACGCCGCTCAATGGTATACCGTAACCGGCAAGCTGACTCGGCTTCATCAGCAGATTGTCTCGGAAATCAAACGCCGCAATGTCGCCGGAGCCGGCACGGAACTTGATTTACGATTAGCTGAAATCCGGTTTAATGAGGCCAAAATACGTGAAAACCGGGCGCGCCGTGAGATGTTGCTGGCAGAGGCCATGTTGGCCAGGGTAATGGGTGTGGAAATGAAAGGTCGGCCATTGACCGACCGCGGCTTGTCACACCAGAAGATGCAATGGCGGCGTATTGTGGAGAAAATGCCTGAAAGCCCTGTGCTTAAGGAGAAACTACTCTTGTTAAACGCGAGGCGCGCTGAGATTACTGCTGTTAAAAAGGAAGTCTGGCCCAATCTGGTGGTGCAGCTTGGAGGACGCCATTTTTCCGATGACGGCAACAATGCGGCAGTGGTTTCGACCAGTTCGCAAGTGCCGGTATTTGATCGTAATCAGGGACGAATTGCCGCAGCCGAGGCACACTACACCCAGGTTCTGCAGGAAATAAACGTATTGCGCCTGCAATTGAAGCAGCAGCTCTATCAATACCTGCTCGCGTGGGAGCAGAATGTGTATGAAGCAGAGCGGGTGACCCGCTCCCTGTTGCCGCTGGCAAGAAAAGCCGTGAAACTGGCCGAAGAGGGGTATAAGCAGGGGCGTTATACGTATTTGGAATTATCACAGGCGCTGACGATGCTGTATCAGGAAGAAAAGCATTACCAACAGGCACATGCCAACTACCACAAGGCCCTGATACAAATGACAGGAATATTGGGCATTTCAACAACCAGGAAACGCGCATGTTGAAAGTCTGCTTAAAAATAAGCCTTGCCATGCTGGCTTTGCTGATCTTACCCCCGCTTGCTGCCCATGGCGAGAGCGAAGCGGGCAGCGGGCATGAGGCTATTAAAAAAACAGGTCCTCACGGCGGTAAACTATTATTTCACGGGCCGTTAAGCCTTGAGGTGACGATGTTTGAAAAAAACAGCCCACCGCATTGGCGCGTGTATGTCGCCGATTCAAACAAGGCAATCAATCCTGGGCAGGTGCGGCTTGAAATGACGTTAACGCGTTTTAACGGCAGGGTGGAAACCATTGACTTTATTCCCATGGCGGATTTCCTGCAAAGCCGTCAGGCGATCGATGAACCGCATTCGTTTGATGTTTGTGTCATCCTTACGTATCAGGGGAGACACTACCAATGGCAGTATGGCGATTACGAAGGGCGTTTGACCCTCTCAGACGAGATGCTGAAAGCTGTAGGCATTAAAACCGCCATTGCTAAAGGCCGTCTTATCGACAGGCAATTGACGGTGGTGGGCAAAATTGTTGCCAATCGTGATGACATGGCGCCTATTTACCCTCGTTACGCCGGCATTGTCCAATCCGTGCATAAAAATTTAGGCGATGACGTTAAGAAAGGAGAGAGGCTCGCCGTGGTGGAAAGCAATGAAAGCCTGCAGGATTATACGATCACAGCCCCCATCAGCGGGACGATAGTAAAAAAAGCGGTGACCCTGGGAGAAATGGTCAAAATCGATAACCCGATTTTTGAAATCGCCAATCTCGATTCAGTCTGGGCTGATTTGACCCTGTACCGT
This Legionella sp. MW5194 DNA region includes the following protein-coding sequences:
- a CDS encoding TolC family protein, whose protein sequence is MRLFLFYIMMITHGCCAATAVKPLTFPEALQLAYRHNPELPMAIAEVERLKGEVIQSGLLPNPSISLEAENIGGSGQYQGYESAETTLSVTQPIPLGHRLHYLRSAAHADYVAGVARLRVKKMDIYSRVGMAYVDALYAAQWYTVTGKLTRLHQQIVSEIKRRNVAGAGTELDLRLAEIRFNEAKIRENRARREMLLAEAMLARVMGVEMKGRPLTDRGLSHQKMQWRRIVEKMPESPVLKEKLLLLNARRAEITAVKKEVWPNLVVQLGGRHFSDDGNNAAVVSTSSQVPVFDRNQGRIAAAEAHYTQVLQEINVLRLQLKQQLYQYLLAWEQNVYEAERVTRSLLPLARKAVKLAEEGYKQGRYTYLELSQALTMLYQEEKHYQQAHANYHKALIQMTGILGISTTRKRAC
- the purB gene encoding adenylosuccinate lyase, with product MTLSSLNAISPIDGRYLKKTTSLSPYFSEYALIYFRLMVEIRWLQSLAGNDDIKELPPLNARGKAYLDAILSEFNEAEAEKVKVFEKQTNHDVKAIEYYLRDKLHGQDDLKAYCGFIHFACTSEDINNLAYALMLKSAIAQIIQPTLAEIIGGIMLLGKQHGDVAMLARTHGQPATPTTIGKELVNFVARLKRPQQQLAEVLIPAKCNGAVGNYNAHIVAYPEIDWRKHCASFVSSLGLSFSAYTTQIEPHDGIAEVCHIMIRINNILLDYTRDIWTYISLNYFTQKTVAEEVGSSTMPHKVNPIDFENAEGNLGMANALFDHFANKLTQSRMQRDLSDSTVLRNLGVAFAYSLIAYQAIAKGNDKLQINKQALLDDLEGNWEILSEAIQTVMRRYQIPNAYEQLKALTRGQGIDKDNLKKFIQTLDIPTAAKESLINLTPETYTGLAAQLVKAFS
- a CDS encoding efflux RND transporter periplasmic adaptor subunit → MLKVCLKISLAMLALLILPPLAAHGESEAGSGHEAIKKTGPHGGKLLFHGPLSLEVTMFEKNSPPHWRVYVADSNKAINPGQVRLEMTLTRFNGRVETIDFIPMADFLQSRQAIDEPHSFDVCVILTYQGRHYQWQYGDYEGRLTLSDEMLKAVGIKTAIAKGRLIDRQLTVVGKIVANRDDMAPIYPRYAGIVQSVHKNLGDDVKKGERLAVVESNESLQDYTITAPISGTIVKKAVTLGEMVKIDNPIFEIANLDSVWADLTLYRKEAPLVKKGMKVIVSSDGGKPRMVSKISYISPLGIEDSQTVLARAVLVNADMKWLPGMYVNAKITVSTRQAAVAVPLKAIQRWHGQSVVFVKRGNQFEATPVKLGDKNNQWAEILAGLEPGDEYVVQNSFFLKADLDKSGFGHEH